GTATCCAGCGGTGAGCCTGGGGTGGGCCTAAACAGCAGGTCGCCCAGCGCGGTCACCGCCCCAGTCATGCCGACCAGCAGCGACAGCAGCAGCCCGGTGCCCACCAGCCACAGTACCCGCCTTCGGGTGCCGGGCAAACCACGCAGGCGTACCCCCGGAAAACCCGAGGCCCACAGCGCCGTGAGTAAGAGTACGCCCAGCAGCACGAAAGTGTTCGCCAGGTGGACGCCCTGAAACAGCCCGCGTGCCGGGTCGGTGCTGTCGGCGGTCAGGCCCAGCAGCACCTGCACCCCACCGACCAGACCCTCCAGCAGGATAAACACGAAACTGAGGACCGCGCCTAGCCGCACCGGATGGCCCCGGCCCGTCTGCCGGAAGGCCAGACCAATCAGCGCCAAGGCCAGCAAGCCGCTCGCGCCACTGGTCAGGCGGTGGCTGAACTCAATCAGGGTTTCGGTGGTCGGTGACGGCGGAACCACCACGCCGTTGCACAGTGGCCAGTGATCGCCGCAGCCGGCCCCTGCCCCAGTCACCCGGACCACGGCCCCCCACAGAATCACGGCCACGTTGTAGATCAGGGCGCCCCAGGCCAGATAAATCAGTCCCCGGCTGACCGGCCCCGACTGAGGCCGCGCCTGTGTGCCCCGCATATTTGCCTCGCTCAAGGTCTTTTCTCCTCCCTTTGCCACGGTCGCATTTCACCGCGCCCAACCCCCCTGCTCTGCGCCCGTCCAGTGCAGCGCCGGGGCCTCGCGGGTTCCAGCTGCCATTGTAGAGGCGACCCTCCCGGTCAAAAGGCCCAATTGTCCCCTTTGAATTTGGCCTGGTGGGTGGCGCTGAGATGCCACAATGCACAAATGTCCACTATCACCGTGAATGCCGAAGGTTTTGGCCAAATTGAAGTTCCGCAGGGTGAACGCCTGGTGCTGGCGCTCGAGCGCCTGGGCACTGGCATCCTGCACCGCTGCGGGGGCCAGGCCCGCTGCACCACCTGCCAGGTAGAGTTCACCTTGGGCGAACCACAGCAGATGACCCAGGCCGAGCGAGGCAAGCTGGAGGAAAAAGGCCTGCTGGGTCAGGTACGTCTGTCTTGCCAGATCGAGTGCCAGGCCGACATGACTGTGCGGGCCCTGCAAACTGAGGCCAGCACTGGACTGGAAGCAGGCAAGGCGCCTGCCTCTAGCATCGAACCCGAGCCGCAGTGGGTCCAGCAGCAGGAGCACAACATCTAGACCGCCCACCCAAGGCATCAGCCCACGCCGCTCAACTGAGCTGGACGTGGGCTGTATTGTTCAGCCACCTTCAAATGCCAGAATCAAATTACATGTACCGCTCTCGGTCTGCCAGGTGCTCATCATAGGTGGCATTCACATAAATCTTCTGGTCTTTGCCGTGCAGGAAGTACATGGCGTCACGCCCATCTGCCAGTTGACGCTGGGCGTTCAGCACCGCTTCTAGGGCAGGCGCACCAGGGTTGTTGATCGGCGTCTTGGGCAGGCCCTGACGGGTGTAGGTGCTCCAGTCATGGTCCACATCAAAGTCACCCGCGCTGCGGTCCAGTTCAGGCAGGTCTTTGCCCAGACCGTAAGCCACTGTGGGATCGCTGCCCAGCGTCATGCCGTCGCGCAGGCGGTTGAGAAAGACCCCCGCAATGATCGGCATTTCCTCGTTGTTGGCCGCTTCGGCCTGCACCATGCTGGCCAGGGTGGCCCAATCATAGACATTCAGGCCCAGCGATTCGGCCTGAGCGACGCGCTCAGGAGTGAATTCCTGATTCATGCGGCTGACCATCTGTCCTACAACTTCTTCGGCAGAGGCGCCTTCTTTGAATTCATAAGTGGCTGGAAATACGAAACCTTCAAGGTTCAGCTCGGCGTACTCACTCAGGGAAGGGTCATTCAGGGCTGCTTCAATGGCCGCCGGGTCAAAGCCGGACTTCTCGAAAATAGGTGGCAAGTCTTTGATCCGTAGGCCCTCGGGCACCGCTACCTTCACGGTAGGAATCCGGGGGGTGCCAGCCAGCGCTTCAGCCACCTCGGCTACAGTCATCTGACCGCTGACATCGTAAAGGCCTTCCTTGAGCGAACCGTCGGTTCCAGCACGGCGCATCTCATAGCGCAGGGCGTCGGCACTGCGGACCACCTCGTTGTCTTCCAGTTCCTGCGCGACAGCGGCCAGGGTATCTCCCGGCTGAACTTCCAGGGTGTATTCCCCGCCCCCAGCAGGACCAGTCTGGCCTGTCAGAAACCAGGCCGCAACACCACCGGCCAGAATCAGCAGCATCAGTAGCGGCATCAGGATTTTGGCCCAGAGGGGCAGACCTTGCCTACTTCCCAGCCGGGTCATCCTCGGCTCCTATCACGGCAAACATTCATTGTTTTCCAGAATACTCGAAAGTCTGTACCCGCAGAAACGGCATACCCCTCTAGGGGCATACTCAACACCGTCCCAGTCATCAAAACGTATAGAAAAGCACCCCAGAAGTCGGGCAAAAACAGCTCACCATTTATTGAGAACGGCAGTAGTCTGCATTGATTGGTGGGTGGTGGCGACTGTGTAGCGCGCTCGGCAATCCATTGGGTCAATGTCAATTTATGCCGTTATCAATAAGTCGACTTGGGGAGCCAGGCAGCCACGGTGGGCCTGCGGCTTGACACCTCCTCATAGGTCCGCCACTTAAGACGATTGAGCAAAGCAGGTTTTGAGTCAGAGGCCGACATAGCAAAAAAACCCGCGCTAGGCGGGTCTCTGTTGTGGAGCCAGAGGTCGGAATTGAACCGACGACCTACTGATTACGAATCAGTTGCTCTACCCCTGAGCTACACTGGCAGCTAATAAAGAGTGGTGGCAACGGGCGGACTCGAACCGCCGACCCAACGATTTTCAGTCGTTTGCTCTACCAACTGAGCTACATTGCCAAGGATGCTCCCCAACGGGGAGACTTTGGCGGTCCGGACGGGATTTGAACCCGCGACCTTCTGCGTGACAGGCAGATATGCTAACCGCTACACTACCGGACCAAAGGGCTACATAAAGCAGCGGAGTAAAGGATAGCCGCAGACTCGGCCCCTGTCAACTGCGTCACGCTTGTTTACAAGGAGGCAGTAGCTCATGGTATCAACTGGCGGACCATTTGCACGGGTGTCTGCTGGCCAGCTTGCACCTGCTCACGTGCCGCGGCCAGTTCCTCGGCGCGGCCCGCAGCAAAAGCCTTCCAGACGGCTTCGCGCAGCAGCTCGTCAAACCAGGCCGCTGTCTGGGAACGGCGGCGGGCAGACAGGTCCACTTCTCCTCTGAACTGCTGCACGGCTTCCCAGAATCCCTCTATTCCTTTACCTGTCAGCGCCGATACCTGCAAGGCGCGGGGATGCCACTCAGCGGCGTGGGAGGTCAGTAGGCTGAGGGCAGCCGTCAACTGGGATTGTGCCCGGTTGGCAGCCTTGGGATCGGTGTCGGCCTTGTTCACCACGGCCAGGTCACACAGTTCCATGATCCCGCGCTTGATCCCCTGCAACTCATCGCCGGCATTGGGCAGCGTCAACAACACGAACAGATCGGTCATGCCGGCCACCTGCGTTTCACTCTGGCCCACACCCACCGTCTCGACCAGAATCACGTCGTAACCAGCAGCTTCGCACAGGGTCATGGCCTCGCGCGTCCGGCGGGCCACCCCGCCCAGGGTGCCTCCCGACGGACTGGGCCGAATAAAAGCCTGCGGGTGAACACTCAGGCCGGGCATGCGGGTCTTGTCCCCCATGATGGAACCGCCAGTCCGTACTGAGCTGGGGTCCACCGCCAGCACCGCCACCCGGTGGCCCCGCTCAGCCAACCACAGCCCCAGCGCCTCAATGAACGTACTTTTGCCTACGCCTGGTACGCCAGTCAGCCCGATACGAATGCTCCGGCCCCCTTGCGGGGCCAATTCGGTGAGTAACTCTTGGGCCGACGCTTCATCCTGGGGCCGGGTACTTTCGACCAGGGTGATAGCGCGGGCCAGGGCGCGGCGCTGCCCGGCCAAGAGCGGCGCGGCGAGGAGGTGCGGTGACATAGACCCATGCTAAGTGATGGTTCTGCTGCCCGAGCAACCGACTGAACAGAGCTGAGGTTAAAAACGGCAGAGAAACTTTTGACAAGTCTCCATCAAACACTCTCCCGCAGCCCTCCCGCTTATGCTGTACCCATGCTACTGACCATTCTTGTTTTGGATTCCGTTGGTGTGGGTGCCCTGCCGGACGCCGCACGATTTGGCGACCCGCAGCAAGGCGGAGACGCAGGTTCGTTCACCCTGAACAACACCCTACGCGCTGCCCCAGTGACCCTGCCGAATCTGGCAGGCCTGGGCCTCGGAGCTATCCCGGGCGTCGAGACGAACGAGGCGACCATCCCAGACGTGAGCGGCGCAGCCGGAGCCTATGGGCGCATGGAAGAAGTCAGCCCCGGCAAGGACTCGTCCACCGGACACTGGGAGTTTATGGGCGTGCAGCTGGAGAACGCTTTTCAGGTCTACCCACAGGGCTTTCCGCCAGAGGTGATGGACCGCTTTGACGCTGCCACTGGGCGCGGGCACCTGTGCAACCTGCCCTACTCCGGCACCGAAGTTCTTAAGGACTATGGCCGCGAGCATCTGGAGACGGGCGACCCCATCGTCTACACCAGCGCCGATAGCGTCTTTCAGGTGGCCGCTCACGTGGACAAAGTGCCGCTGGAGCAGCTGTATGCCTGGTGCGAGGCGGCCCGCGAGATTCTGCAAGGTGAACACGCCGTGGCCCGCGTGATTGCCCGTCCCTTTGCCGGTGAGTCCCCTTTCGAACGGCTCAACGACCACCGCAAGGACTACTCGTTGGTGCCGCCACGCACCGTACTGGACGCTCTCAAGGAAGCTGGCCGCGAAGTGATCGGGATCGGTAAGATTCCGGACCTGTACGCTGGGCAGGGCTTTACGGAGATGCACCACACCGACGACAATGCCGACGGCATCCGTCAGACGCTGGCCCGGATGCACAAGGCTGCGCAGGAAGGAACCGAAGGGCTGATTTTCACCAATCTGGTGGATTTCGACTCCAAGTTCGGCCACCGCCGCGACCCTGAAGGGTACTCGGCGGCGCTGAAAGCCTTCGACAACGCGCTGCCGGAATTCCTGGCGGCTGTTCCCGAAGACGGAGCCTTGCTGATCATCTCGGATCACGGCAACGACCCCAGCTGGTACGGCAGCGATCACACCCGTGAATATGGCCTTCTGCTGGGTTACCGCCCAGGCATGAGCGGTCTGACCGACCTGGGAACCCGACAGACCTTCGCCGATGTGGGCGCCACTGCTGCCGATGCGCTCAAAGCAGAGTGGGACGGCCCCGGTCAGAGTTTCTGGCCTGAGCTGAGCGGGCAATGAGTCAGCATCATGTCTGACCCGGCAGGTCCACCCGGCCTGTTCGACCTGAGCGGTGGCCTGCCCCACTGGGCCCAGGCAGGCGAGGAGTTCGAGCTGGCCCTCAGCCTGGGCGGCAAGTACGCTGGCACACAGCGCTGGAGCATTCACCCGGAACGCGGCGCGGTGGTGACACGGGTGGATACGGAATTCGGGGGAGTATTGCCGCACCTGCGAATGCAGCAGACCAGCCGCCTGCACCCCCGAACCCTGGCGCAGCTGGGCTATACCGAGGGCGAAGGCGGACGCACGGGCTACGACCTGAGTCTCGACTACCGCAGCGGCCTGGTGCGGCTACGGCAGCGCGGCGAAGAGGCGGAGTTGCCGCTCCTACAAGACCATCTGGACCCGGTGTCCGTGCTGCTGTGGGTGCGGGAGTGGCAGGTTCCGGTGGGCACCCAGCGCATCGTACGGCTGGCGGGAAACGGCATCCATGTCCAGCGCCTCCCCGATGGTCCAGTGACGGACTCCCCAGAAGCAGCAGACAGCCAAGTTTTCGTGCTGCGGCCTGGCGGGGCTGGGGTCTGGCGCTCTGCCACGCAGCCGCACACCTTCTTACGACTGACGCAGCCTACGCCCTTTGGAATGATTGACGCCCTGCCTGGGGGCAGCTGGTCCGAGCGACCCGGCGTGCGGGGCGACTCGGCCAAGCCGCGTGAGCGGCGGCGGGTGGGCTGAACCCGCGACCCTGAGCAGGGACTCTCTGCCCTGACCGCCCGTTCAGCTCACCGCTATAGTGACCTGCAATGTTTCCAGATGCCGCCATCATCAACCAAGCTGCTGTCACCACGATTGTCCTGAGCGGCCTCGCGCTGCTGGCGGGAGTCTTTTTCATTCGTTCTGGGGAACGCGAAAAACATATGCGGGCCATGCTGACGGCCAGCGCTTTAGCGGCACTCTTTCTGGTACTGTACCTGACCCGCCTGGCCCTGGGCTACGAAAAAGCCTATGCCGGACCGGAGGAGTGGCGGACAGCCTACTTTGCCCTACTGATCAGCCATGTGGCCCTGGCCACGGCCAACCTGCCGCTGGCCGTCATTCCGCTGGGCTACGCTTACAAAGGCCTCAAGGCCGCAGGCAACCTGGCCCGTGTCGAACAGGTGGCGGAAGCCCGTGAGGCCTTTGCCAAGCACCGCGCTTGGGTCCGCTGGACAGTGCCGGTGTGGCTGTATGTGGCGGTGACGGGTTGGATCATTTACCTGATTCTAGGCCGCTACGGCGAAGTGATGGGGCATTGATCCAGCCAGCACCCTGAGCCCGCCGCTGCGCTAGCCTCGGACTGTGACCCAGCCTGCGCCCGATACTGTCCTGCCTCCCGATGCAGCCCCGTCTGTTCACGCCCCAGTGGCAGCGCAGGACCGTGCCCTCCTGCCGGATGCACTGCGGGGCTTCGCCCTACTGGGTATCGCCCTGATCAACGTGCAGGACTTCGCAGGTTTTCGGATGTGGGAACAGCAGGGCCTGGACCGCGCTGTACAGGTGATGACCGACGTGCTGTTCAATGGCAAGTCCATCACCCTGTTTGCCATGCTGTTCGGCTGGGGCGCGGCGGGGCTGTGGGAGCGGCATGGCGCAGCACTGTACATCCGGCGGCACTTGCTGCTGCTGGTCATTGGGTTGCTGCATTTCGCGCTGCTGTGGCACGGCGACATCATTGCCGGCTACGCCGTGGGCGCTTTTATTTTCATGCTGCTGCTGCGCTTCCGGGCCACGGCACTGCTGCGCTGGGCCTGGGGGCTGTATCTGCTGGGCGTGCTCAACTACGTGGCGGGCTACGGCATGTTCAGCACCACACCGGGTTCACGGCAGCTGTTCTCGGAAACCTTTGCGCCGGGCCAGAGCTACGCCAGCATGCTGCAAGCACGGTTGGCCGAGGTGCCCGAGCAAGTGCTGAGCGGTGTTTGGCTGGCGAGTATCACGCTGCCGCTGTTCGCCTTCGGGGGCTGGGCCTACCGCTCTGGTCTGCTGACCCGTCCCGCCGAACACTTGCCCCTGCTGCGCCGTTTGCTGGGCTGGGGCTTGGGTCTGGGTATCCCGCTGAGCCTGGGCCTGGCTTATCTGAACACGGTGGATACGGAGCAGGCCGGTCTGCTGTCTGAGGGCATGCGGCTTGTCAGCGGCCTGCCGATGGCCTTCGGGTATGTAGGACTGTTCGGCCTGGCTGTGGTTCAGCGTCCTGGCCTCCCGGCACTGCAGGCCCTGTCGAACAGTGGGCGACTGGCACTGACGCACTACATCAGTCAGTCCATCGTGCTGACCAGTATTTTTTACCCGTACACGTTTGACCTGCGCGGCCATGTCGGAGCGGCAGCAGCAGTAGGCACTGCGCTGGTTCTGGCGCTGGCTCAGATTGCCTTGAGCCGCCTGTATCTGGCCCGGTATGGCCGTGGACCACTTGAAAGCCTGCTGCGCTGGGCGGTGTACGGACGCCGCTGAGCGCCCTCAGGGGGCAGCGGGCAGGACCAGCGTGAAGCTGGCTCCCTGATCCTGTCCCGCCGATTCGGCCCAGATGCGGCCACCCTGGCGGAGCATCAGGCGCCGCACCACAGCCAAGCCCACGCCCTCACCGGGAAAATCGCGCTCAGGGTGCAACTTGCGGAAGACCTCGAACATGGATTCGCGGTAATTAGGATTGAAACCGCGTCCATTGTCGCGCAGATAAATGACGATTTCAGCTCCGACTTGCTCAGCCCAGATCCGCAAGGTGGGATGGGGACGGCCATCGGTGGCTTTAAAGGCATTCTCCAGCAGTTGCCGCAGGACCGTTTGCATGGACTGCGTATCACAAATCACCCTGGGCAGGTCCTCACGGTGGAGGGTCAGCCCCGGCGCGTTCCCACTTTCCTTGAGGGCAGCGTCCAGCACCCGGTCGAGGTCTATGGCCGTCAGACTGAGCTGAGAGTTGCAGGCCAGGGCCAGCTGATCCAGCGCACTGATCAGCGTCTCCATGCGCCGCGCCGAAGCCACAATGGTCGCCACCGAGCGGCGCGACTGCTCATTGAGATCAGCCGTTTCGAGGCGGCCAGCAAAGCTCAGGATATGCCGCAATGGCGTCGCCAAGTCGTGTGCGACCGACTGCATAAAGCGCTCCATTTCGCTGGCCATGCTCAGTGCGTCTGCCGTCCGCTGCTCAATGCGGCTTTCAAGTGTCTGGTTCAGATGCACCAGGTCGCGCTGGGCTTTTTTCAGGGCCGTAATATCCGAAAGGGCCATCAGCAGCTGCGAGCCTCCCGGTCCGGCCTCCTGAACATTGTGGCTGACCACCAGCTCGACCTGTGCGTAACAGCTCTGACCGTCGGCACGCAGCAACTTGAATTCTGCCGACTTGCCCCCCTGAAGCAAGCGGCCTTCCAGGGTTCCCAGCAGAGCTTCCAACTGCCCATGCTGCTGCCAGTGCAGCCAGTGGGTCAGCTGCTGACCTTCCAGTTGTCCACTGGCCAGACCCAACATGGCTCCCGCTGCATGATTGGCACGCATAATCTGGCCGCTGCGGTTCAGGACCATATAGCCGACTGGCGCATCCTCAAACAGCAACTGATAGCTGGCGGAATCGCCCGGCCAGCCCTGAGGACCTAAAACAGTTGCGGGGTCAGCAGCTGTCCTGTCTGCCTGGACCTGCTCTACTTGCAGCTGAGCGCCACCTTCGCTCTCAGAGCTAGAAAAATTTGGGATGGTCATGCAGCACTCCTGTCGGTTGCTTCTGAGCAGCCAGGCCTTCAAGGGGACCAAATCAAACAGCGAGTCTGACAGACCTCAGTAGGTGACAACTTCAGTTTCACATTGTCCTAGACGGCAAAAACCAACAGTCGGCCCCATCAAGCTTGATGGGGCCGACTGTTCACGGTTTCCTGAGAGTGTGAAAACAACAGAATCCGCCGCCCAGCAGGCTACCGTACTGACCCGCCACTTCAAAGCACACGCGAGTCACCTCCGCATTGACACCCTTCAGCGGCTGATCGATGTGCTTCTGGCGATGATTGCCGCGAGGAGCATCAATCATCACGACCTGAGTCCTCACATGCCCGGTATCAGCACGCCGCAAGCCAAGAAAAGAAGGGCGGACCGAACCTTCCGGGATGAGCAGCTGGACATGGACTTTTTCATCGCTCTGCTCGTCGTCCATCTTCCACCGGGGAAGGTGTTGCTGAGTCTGGACCGCACCAACTGGGAGCATGGGGAAACGCCCATCAATTTTCTGGTGCTTGGAGCCGTGGTTCATGGCTTCACCCTGCCCCTGATTTGGGTTCCTCTTGATGAGTCTGGGAACAGCCATACCTATGCCCGTATGTGGCTGGTATTGAAGC
The sequence above is a segment of the Deinococcus radiophilus genome. Coding sequences within it:
- a CDS encoding COX15/CtaA family protein translates to MRGTQARPQSGPVSRGLIYLAWGALIYNVAVILWGAVVRVTGAGAGCGDHWPLCNGVVVPPSPTTETLIEFSHRLTSGASGLLALALIGLAFRQTGRGHPVRLGAVLSFVFILLEGLVGGVQVLLGLTADSTDPARGLFQGVHLANTFVLLGVLLLTALWASGFPGVRLRGLPGTRRRVLWLVGTGLLLSLLVGMTGAVTALGDLLFRPTPGSPLDTVRNDFGLDAHFFERLRVLHPLIAIGTSAYLVWMAGRVRALVSGAQVGLWATLLTVGVALQVTAGFVNVYLRAPDAMQLLHLLLACMLWLMTLLLGYFALYSPDSDAAPQTSASPVGTGTGVTG
- a CDS encoding 2Fe-2S iron-sulfur cluster-binding protein, whose protein sequence is MSTITVNAEGFGQIEVPQGERLVLALERLGTGILHRCGGQARCTTCQVEFTLGEPQQMTQAERGKLEEKGLLGQVRLSCQIECQADMTVRALQTEASTGLEAGKAPASSIEPEPQWVQQQEHNI
- the mltG gene encoding endolytic transglycosylase MltG, giving the protein MTRLGSRQGLPLWAKILMPLLMLLILAGGVAAWFLTGQTGPAGGGEYTLEVQPGDTLAAVAQELEDNEVVRSADALRYEMRRAGTDGSLKEGLYDVSGQMTVAEVAEALAGTPRIPTVKVAVPEGLRIKDLPPIFEKSGFDPAAIEAALNDPSLSEYAELNLEGFVFPATYEFKEGASAEEVVGQMVSRMNQEFTPERVAQAESLGLNVYDWATLASMVQAEAANNEEMPIIAGVFLNRLRDGMTLGSDPTVAYGLGKDLPELDRSAGDFDVDHDWSTYTRQGLPKTPINNPGAPALEAVLNAQRQLADGRDAMYFLHGKDQKIYVNATYDEHLADRERYM
- the meaB gene encoding methylmalonyl Co-A mutase-associated GTPase MeaB translates to MSPHLLAAPLLAGQRRALARAITLVESTRPQDEASAQELLTELAPQGGRSIRIGLTGVPGVGKSTFIEALGLWLAERGHRVAVLAVDPSSVRTGGSIMGDKTRMPGLSVHPQAFIRPSPSGGTLGGVARRTREAMTLCEAAGYDVILVETVGVGQSETQVAGMTDLFVLLTLPNAGDELQGIKRGIMELCDLAVVNKADTDPKAANRAQSQLTAALSLLTSHAAEWHPRALQVSALTGKGIEGFWEAVQQFRGEVDLSARRRSQTAAWFDELLREAVWKAFAAGRAEELAAAREQVQAGQQTPVQMVRQLIP
- a CDS encoding phosphopentomutase gives rise to the protein MLLTILVLDSVGVGALPDAARFGDPQQGGDAGSFTLNNTLRAAPVTLPNLAGLGLGAIPGVETNEATIPDVSGAAGAYGRMEEVSPGKDSSTGHWEFMGVQLENAFQVYPQGFPPEVMDRFDAATGRGHLCNLPYSGTEVLKDYGREHLETGDPIVYTSADSVFQVAAHVDKVPLEQLYAWCEAAREILQGEHAVARVIARPFAGESPFERLNDHRKDYSLVPPRTVLDALKEAGREVIGIGKIPDLYAGQGFTEMHHTDDNADGIRQTLARMHKAAQEGTEGLIFTNLVDFDSKFGHRRDPEGYSAALKAFDNALPEFLAAVPEDGALLIISDHGNDPSWYGSDHTREYGLLLGYRPGMSGLTDLGTRQTFADVGATAADALKAEWDGPGQSFWPELSGQ
- a CDS encoding DUF420 domain-containing protein — translated: MFPDAAIINQAAVTTIVLSGLALLAGVFFIRSGEREKHMRAMLTASALAALFLVLYLTRLALGYEKAYAGPEEWRTAYFALLISHVALATANLPLAVIPLGYAYKGLKAAGNLARVEQVAEAREAFAKHRAWVRWTVPVWLYVAVTGWIIYLILGRYGEVMGH
- a CDS encoding DUF418 domain-containing protein produces the protein MTQPAPDTVLPPDAAPSVHAPVAAQDRALLPDALRGFALLGIALINVQDFAGFRMWEQQGLDRAVQVMTDVLFNGKSITLFAMLFGWGAAGLWERHGAALYIRRHLLLLVIGLLHFALLWHGDIIAGYAVGAFIFMLLLRFRATALLRWAWGLYLLGVLNYVAGYGMFSTTPGSRQLFSETFAPGQSYASMLQARLAEVPEQVLSGVWLASITLPLFAFGGWAYRSGLLTRPAEHLPLLRRLLGWGLGLGIPLSLGLAYLNTVDTEQAGLLSEGMRLVSGLPMAFGYVGLFGLAVVQRPGLPALQALSNSGRLALTHYISQSIVLTSIFYPYTFDLRGHVGAAAAVGTALVLALAQIALSRLYLARYGRGPLESLLRWAVYGRR
- a CDS encoding PAS domain-containing sensor histidine kinase; this translates as MTIPNFSSSESEGGAQLQVEQVQADRTAADPATVLGPQGWPGDSASYQLLFEDAPVGYMVLNRSGQIMRANHAAGAMLGLASGQLEGQQLTHWLHWQQHGQLEALLGTLEGRLLQGGKSAEFKLLRADGQSCYAQVELVVSHNVQEAGPGGSQLLMALSDITALKKAQRDLVHLNQTLESRIEQRTADALSMASEMERFMQSVAHDLATPLRHILSFAGRLETADLNEQSRRSVATIVASARRMETLISALDQLALACNSQLSLTAIDLDRVLDAALKESGNAPGLTLHREDLPRVICDTQSMQTVLRQLLENAFKATDGRPHPTLRIWAEQVGAEIVIYLRDNGRGFNPNYRESMFEVFRKLHPERDFPGEGVGLAVVRRLMLRQGGRIWAESAGQDQGASFTLVLPAAP